The following proteins are co-located in the Anas platyrhynchos isolate ZD024472 breed Pekin duck chromosome 1, IASCAAS_PekinDuck_T2T, whole genome shotgun sequence genome:
- the SMPX gene encoding small muscular protein has translation MSKQPASHVKAIQANINIPMGAFRPGAGHPHKRKELTPEEVDESVPATEEEKEKKHLPGAKKLPGPAVNLSEIQNIKSELKFVPRAEQ, from the exons ATGTCAAAGCAGCCAGCGTCACATGTCAAAGCCATTCAG GCTAATATTAACATCCCAATGGGAGCATTTCGACCTGGTGCAGGCCACCCTcataaaagaaaagaactaaCACCTGAAGAAGTGGACGAG AGTGTTCCTGCtacagaggaggagaaagaaaagaaacatctccCAGGAGCTAAGAAACTTCCAGGTCCTGCTGTCAACTTATCAGAGATTCAGAACATAAAGAGTGAGCTGAAATTtgtccccagagctgaacagtAG